The Gambusia affinis linkage group LG11, SWU_Gaff_1.0, whole genome shotgun sequence genome contains a region encoding:
- the map2 gene encoding microtubule-associated protein 2 isoform X4, with translation MADSRQPEDSAPQWDPSGGQEPGGTHGANSYSSSAYRTCQPGGAHMTTAPYTARENGFNGELAGAPAITAEQVSARIVQEVTAEAVAMLKGEQETQRLPSVEDTTNLPPSPPPSPAAEHFGPLEQDVGDEEEAGPLRRFQNSRERCKFLAPSISVSVPEDDPYHSDEEYYEHPLFSPEWTHSGARPTGHAVAFRQIEEETMEALTTEYEEEEEEVEEEEESAEAAMSEAALDEQQWSGEEPELDSPKAELVDQTEALDEAQVIDLGQSEAASAATESSVDREDEEEDEEEEDAEGEESHETALKMDADKQDSESMSPDSIGSEKRPEEFFEPQMQGFFAGERVVPESPTMDMPSFVPPDVQIQAKEPVRSLTLQPTYGEPITVSEKQPSVEVVELSSITAPSDFSSMGVKVQAGDTTREARDKSGMSAYFETSTVEAEEGTECKGEGYYELSRSGEKTNKDDSKSQEVSYSTLAEAKDNPGIKTAPPGDTDMFAIPDRSNECRLSPGKLALEQRSYSLNITIGTTDQSGQGRQRNFTPLATDIMSYTSGSLDESADYLPVSTPCVDKPPSFPPLILETAASVTSDSSSPPRTAEPPLKVSPEPESPESPEPNKGPYKNGSVMTQDLPEMLDLAGTRSRLASENADPEIIRKKSLKDDEPIFTDDPLTSMTSGELSPGVRKSDSQLEEMGYCVFSEYSGPMPSPADVLSPTNTCGHDFTPSVLEEKVAEQARKLAVRDTSLEDKTLSSGGANVYERDDQSQGKINDSLEESSKYDSTKSVSETPFGQLSEPFVTPTVTVTLEEGERSTSETERQASGEGSVSETEIADYERQIRKLEMEDRPLSLEEERELQELREKVKLVHQEAYEEVDAEDVYQLTGMAKDRIARPVKTSPTSSVESNIDDDKLLSPVLSPSKLKQRELYGSPKRAASPVSGINKDERAEQERKMKEDQEREASERIKKDEEERRMKEEAEFKEREEQEKREKEEAERILKEETERHEKELTERLDKENKEREEREKKEMEEKEKKEREEREEKERKEIEERERKDKEELEKKEKEERDRKEKEERERKEIEEREKKEKEERERKEIEEREKKEKEERERKEIEEKEKKEEEERKRKEIEEREKKEEEERERKETEERERNEKEEREREEKVKEQMEQEERERKERMEKERAEKEKMEIELNKEKEQEKLTQLDKIVSDQPVEAKGMQQTENVSINLAEGNLPENAEAEVTKEIPETHAAIESVVMVEDDFITVVQTIDEAEEPGHSVRFSAPPEAETLCVGARKEEEEAEEDESIELAEEADFEAASLEEVGDIPETPASPAQEAQTRETEGRSESYDRDETTVDDSILDSSWVDTQDDDRSMATEQIELLPKVPSPVKKPAVVQSSLTKQRSTEKQEKSVKPKTKGGRTKGRISTPERKPVRKEPIYIPREEIKKKKAIIKKTDFNKKVETQTLSPSKRSAMKPAVRHTRPIQHHSCPRRRPTEALSDNRHPLSVARHSRDRASDGGSRSPVKRSSAPRHAPILGRRGYHEHEESSTSITSSGSTAPRRPTSFRTEMRAEHRIGRAPSMTVTESVRSRSARSGHSTPRTPGSTAITPGTPPSYSSSSRTPGTPRSLSLISQERKVAVVRTPPKSPATTPKQLRIINQPLPDFKNVKSKIGSTENIKYQPKGGQVQIQNKKIDLSHVTSKCGSLDNIHHRPGGGKVRIECVKLDFKDKAQAKIESHRLTFREHAKARVDHGAEIIVQSPDLSGSVSPHHQKESHLSSSGSLNIMESPQLATLAKDVSDALAKQSL, from the exons AGCAAGTTTCGGCACGGATTGTGCAGGAAGTGACGGCAGAGGCAGTGGCGATGCTAAAGGGAGAACAGGAGACTCAACGGCTGCCGTCAG TTGAAGATACCACCAACTTgcctccctctcctccccctTCACCTGCAGCTGAACACTTTGGTCCCTTGGAGCAAG ATGTAGGGGATGAGGAGGAGGCAGGCCCTCTCCGCCGCTTCCAAAATTCTCGGGAGAGGTGCAAGTTCCTCGCCCCCTCCATCTCAGTTTCCGTGCCCGAGGACGACCCCTACCACTCCGACGAGGAGTACTATGAGCACCCATTGTTCAGCCCAGAGTGGACGCACTCGGGCGCTCGCCCCACAGGGCACGCCGTGGCCTTTAGACAGATTGAAG AAGAGACCATGGAGGCTCTTACAACTGAatacgaggaagaggaggaagaggtggaagaggaggaggagagtgCAGAGGCGGCAATGTCTGAAGCAGCTCTTGATGAGCAGCAGTGGAGTGGGGAAGAGCCTGAGCTGGACAGCCCCAAAGCTGAACTCGTAGATCAGACAGAGGCCTTAGACGAGGCACAGGTTATAGACCTGGGGCAGTCTGAGGCAGCTAGTGCTGCCACAGAAAGCTCTGTGGacagagaggatgaggaggaggatgaggaggaggaggatgcaGAGGGTGAGGAAAGCCATGAGACAG CTTTGAAGATGGATGCAGACAAGCAGGACAGTGAGTCGATGAGCCCTGACAGCATTGGATCAGAAAAGCGCCCTGAGGAATTTTTTGAGCCTCAGATGCAAGGTTTCTTTGCTGGTGAACGAGTTGTACCAGAGAGCCCAACCATGGATATGCCATCTTTTGTGCCTCCAGATGTTCAAATCCAAGCCAAAGAACCAGTGAGATCTCTCACACTTCAGCCCACATATGGAGAGCCAATCACAGTGTCAGAAAAACAGCCATCGGTGGAGGTGGTGGAGCTCAGCAGCATCACTGCTCCTTCTGACTTCTCTTCGATGGGAGTTAAAGTTCAGGCAGGAGACACAACTAGAGAGGCCAGAGACAAATCAGGCATGTCGGCATACTTTGAAACCTCAACTGTAGAGGCTGAGGAAGGTACAGAATGTAAGGGCGAGGGGTATTATGAACTGAGTCGATctggtgaaaaaacaaataaagatgaTTCCAAGTCCCAAGAAGTCAGCTACAGCACACTGGCAGAAGCTAAGGATAACCCTGGAATAAAAACAGCTCCACCTGGAGATACCGACATGTTTGCAATTCCTGATAGAAGTAATGAATGCAGGCTTTCACCCGGTAAGCTTGCCTTAGAGCAGAGGAGTTACTCACTCAACATCACCATTGGAACAACAGATCAGAGTGGACAAGGCAGGCAAAGAAACTTCACCCCACTGGCCACAGACATCATGTCATATACAAGTGGCAGTCTTGACGAGTCAGCCGACTACCTTCCAGTTTCTACACCCTGTGTAGATAAGCCTCCATCATTTCCTCCCCTTATCCTGGAGACTGCTGCTTCTGTCACGTCAGATTCCTCTTCCCCTCCAAGAACTGCTGAACCACCATTAAAGGTCAGTCCAGAACCTGAATCTCCTGAATCACCTGAACCAAATAAAGGCCCTTACAAAAATGGATCAGTGATGACACAGGACTTGCCGGAAATGCTAGACCTTGCTGGTACCCGGTCCAGGCTGGCTTCAGAAAACGCAGACCCTGAAATAATCCGGAAGAAGTCACTCAAAGATGATGAACCTATTTTCACTGATGATCCTCTCACTAGTATGACCTCAGGGGAGTTGAGTCCTGGTGTAAGAAAAAGTGATAGTCAACTGGAAGAGATGGGGTATTGTGTATTCAGTGAATATTCAGGACCTATGCCATCCCCTGCAGATGTCCTCAGCCCTACAAACACCTGTGGACATGATTTTACCCCTTCTGTCTTGGAGGAGAAAGTTGCTGAACAGGCGAGAAAATTAGCAGTAAGAGATACATCCTTGGAAGACAAGACTTTGTCATCTGGAGGCGCCAATGTTTATGAGAGGGATGACCAAAGCcaagggaaaataaatgattcTCTTGAAGAAAGCAGCAAATATGATTCAACAAAATCTGTAAGTGAGACACCTTTTGGTCAGCTTAGTGAGCCCTTTGTGACTCCAACTGTCACTGTGACTCTAGAGGAAGGAGAGAGGTCAACGAGTGAGACCGAACGCCAAGCCAGTGGTGAAGGTTCAGTATCAGAAACCGAGATCGCCGATTATGAGAGGCAGATCCGCAAGCTGGAAATGGAGGACAGGCCTCTAAGTCTTGAGGAGGAGCGGGAACTCCAGGAGCTCCGGGAGAAAGTGAAGCTGGTGCACCAAGAGGCCTACGAAGAGGTGGATGCTGAGGATGTTTACCAGCTGACTGGCATGGCCAAGGACCGCATTGCCAGGCCTGTGAAAACATCACCTACTTCATCTGTAGAGAGCAACATTGATGATGACAAACTGCTTTCCCCAGTACTCTCACCCTCCAAACTTAAGCAAAGAGAATTGTACGGTTCACCCAAAAGAGCAGCTTCGCCTGTGTCAGGAATAAACAAAGATGAAAGGGCCGAACAAGAGAGGAAAATGAAGGAAGACCAAGAAAGGGAAGCATCTGAGCGAATAAAGAAAGATGAGGAAGAAAGAAGAATGAAAGAGGAAGCAGAATTCaaagaaagagaggagcaggagaAAAGGGAGAAAGAAGAGGCAGAAAGGATACTGAAGGAAGAGACAGAAAGGCATGAAAAAGAGCTGACAGAAAGACtggataaagaaaataaagagagagaggagagggaaaagaaagaaatggaggagaaagagaagaaagaaagagaagagagggaggagaaagagagaaaagaaatagaagagagggagagaaaagataaagaagaattggagaagaaggaaaaagaagagagagataggaaggagaaagaagaaagggagaggaaagaaatagaagagagggagaagaaggagaaagaagaaagagagaggaaagaaatagaagagagggagaagaaggagaaagaagaaagggagaggaaagaaatagaagagaaggagaagaaggaggaagaagaaaggaagaggaaagaaatagaagagagggagaagaaggaggaagaagaaagggagaggaaagaaacagaagagagagagaggaatgagaaggaagaaagggagagggaagaaaaagtgaaagaacaAATGGAGcaagaggaaagagaaaggaaagaaagaatggAAAAAGAGAGAGCAGAGAAGGAAAAGATGGAGATTGAACTCAACAAGGAGAAAGAACAAGAGAAACTGACTCAATTGGACAAAATAGTTTCAGACCAGCCAGTAGAAGCCAAAGGAAtgcagcagacagaaaatgtctCCATAAATCTTGCTGAAGGAAACCTGCCTGAGAATGCAGAAGCAGAGGTGACAAAAGAGATACCAGAGACCCACGCTGCAATTGAATCTGTGGTGATGGTCGAAGACGATTTCATCACAGTGGTGCAAACCATCGATGAAGCTGAAGAACCTGGTCACAGTGTTCGTTTCTCTGCTCCACCTGAGGCTGAAACCCTTTGTGTCGGTGCacggaaagaagaagaagaggcagaggaggaTGAATCTATAGAGCTGGCTGAGGAAGCAGATTTTGAGGCAGCCAGCCTCGAGGAGGTAGGGGACATTCCTGAAACCCCTGCCTCCCCAGCACAGGAAGCTCAGACCAGAGAAACAGAGGGACGGTCAGAAAGCTACGATAGAGATGAAACTACAGTTGATGACTCCATCCTTGACAGCTCCTGGGTAGACACACAAG ATGACGATAGGAGTATGGCAACAGAGCAGATTGAGCTTTTACCCAAGGTGCCCAGTCCAGTTAAGAAACCCGCTGTCGTACAGAGTAGTCTGACAAAACAACgaagtacagaaaaacaagaaaaatctgtCAAACCCAAAACTAAAGGAGGCCGAACTAAAGGACGCATCTCCACGCCTGAACGCAAACCTGTTCGCAAGGAGCCCATCTACATACCCAGAGAAgagatcaaaaagaaaaaag CCATCATTAAGAAGACTGATTTCAACAAAAAAGTGGAGACTCAGACTCTGTCTCCGTCCAAGCGGAGCGCCATGAAGCCAGCAGTCCGTCACACAAGGCCGATCCAGCATCACTCCTGCCCAAGAAGGAGACCCACAG aagCCCTTTCAGACAATCGCCACCCTCTTAGTGTTGCCAGACATTCTCGAGACAGAGCATCA GATGGTGGGTCACGGAGTCCAGTAAAAAGATCATCTGCACCACGTCATGCCCCTATTCTGGGTCGCCGTGGCTACCACGAACACGAGGAGAGTTCTACCTCCATCACCAGCTCTGGATCGACTGCTCCCCGCAGACCCACAT CATTTCGCACTGAAATGAGAGCAGAGCATAGGATAGGACGAGCCCCAAGCATGACAG TTACAGAATCGGTACGTTCCCGTTCAGCTCGCAGTGGGCACTCCACCCCTCGGACCCCAGGCTCCACAGCCATCACCCCAGGAACCCCTCCCAGCTACTCGTCATCTTCAAGAACCCCTGGGACCCCGCGCTCCCTTAGTTTGATTTCCCAGGAGAGGAAAGTGGCAGTGGTCCGCACCCCACCAAAGTCACCCGCAACCACTCCCAAGCAGCTGCGCATCATCAACCAGCCACTGCCTGACTTCAAGAATGTCAAGTCCAAGATTGGGTCAACAGAGAATATCAAATACCAGCCAAAAGGAGGACAG gTACAAATACAGAACAAGAAGATTGACCTGAGCCATGTGACCTCCAAATGTGGTTCTCTTGACAACATTCATCATCGACCAG GTGGCGGTAAAGTGCGAATAGAGTGTGTGAAGTTGGATTTCAAAGACAAAGCTCAAGCCAAG ATTGAGAGCCACAGGCTGACATTTCGTGAGCATGCAAAAGCCCGTGTTGACCATGGAGCTGAGATCATCGTCCAGTCACCTGATCTGTCAGGCTCCGTCTCTCCCCACCATCAGAAGGAAAGCCACCTGTCGTCCTCTGGCAGTCTCAACATAATGGAGTCTCCACAGTTAGCAACCTTGGCCAAGGATGTAAGTGATGCCTTAGCCAAGCAGAGCTTGTGA
- the map2 gene encoding microtubule-associated protein 2 isoform X6, translating to MADSRQPEDSAPQWDPSGGQEPGGTHGANSYSSSAYRTCQPGGAHMTTAPYTARENGFNGELAGAPAITAEQVSARIVQEVTAEAVAMLKGEQETQRLPSVEDTTNLPPSPPPSPAAEHFGPLEQDVGDEEEAGPLRRFQNSRERCKFLAPSISVSVPEDDPYHSDEEYYEHPLFSPEWTHSGARPTGHAVAFRQIEALKMDADKQDSESMSPDSIGSEKRPEEFFEPQMQGFFAGERVVPESPTMDMPSFVPPDVQIQAKEPVRSLTLQPTYGEPITVSEKQPSVEVVELSSITAPSDFSSMGVKVQAGDTTREARDKSGMSAYFETSTVEAEEGTECKGEGYYELSRSGEKTNKDDSKSQEVSYSTLAEAKDNPGIKTAPPGDTDMFAIPDRSNECRLSPGKLALEQRSYSLNITIGTTDQSGQGRQRNFTPLATDIMSYTSGSLDESADYLPVSTPCVDKPPSFPPLILETAASVTSDSSSPPRTAEPPLKVSPEPESPESPEPNKGPYKNGSVMTQDLPEMLDLAGTRSRLASENADPEIIRKKSLKDDEPIFTDDPLTSMTSGELSPGVRKSDSQLEEMGYCVFSEYSGPMPSPADVLSPTNTCGHDFTPSVLEEKVAEQARKLAVRDTSLEDKTLSSGGANVYERDDQSQGKINDSLEESSKYDSTKSVSETPFGQLSEPFVTPTVTVTLEEGERSTSETERQASGEGSVSETEIADYERQIRKLEMEDRPLSLEEERELQELREKVKLVHQEAYEEVDAEDVYQLTGMAKDRIARPVKTSPTSSVESNIDDDKLLSPVLSPSKLKQRELYGSPKRAASPVSGINKDERAEQERKMKEDQEREASERIKKDEEERRMKEEAEFKEREEQEKREKEEAERILKEETERHEKELTERLDKENKEREEREKKEMEEKEKKEREEREEKERKEIEERERKDKEELEKKEKEERDRKEKEERERKEIEEREKKEKEERERKEIEEREKKEKEERERKEIEEKEKKEEEERKRKEIEEREKKEEEERERKETEERERNEKEEREREEKVKEQMEQEERERKERMEKERAEKEKMEIELNKEKEQEKLTQLDKIVSDQPVEAKGMQQTENVSINLAEGNLPENAEAEVTKEIPETHAAIESVVMVEDDFITVVQTIDEAEEPGHSVRFSAPPEAETLCVGARKEEEEAEEDESIELAEEADFEAASLEEVGDIPETPASPAQEAQTRETEGRSESYDRDETTVDDSILDSSWVDTQDDDRSMATEQIELLPKVPSPVKKPAVVQSSLTKQRSTEKQEKSVKPKTKGGRTKGRISTPERKPVRKEPIYIPREEIKKKKAIIKKTDFNKKVETQTLSPSKRSAMKPAVRHTRPIQHHSCPRRRPTEALSDNRHPLSVARHSRDRASDGGSRSPVKRSSAPRHAPILGRRGYHEHEESSTSITSSGSTAPRRPTSFRTEMRAEHRIGRAPSMTVTESVRSRSARSGHSTPRTPGSTAITPGTPPSYSSSSRTPGTPRSLSLISQERKVAVVRTPPKSPATTPKQLRIINQPLPDFKNVKSKIGSTENIKYQPKGGQVLIPSVKLGYSQVQSRCGSLDRRGHSAGGGNVQIQNKKIDLSHVTSKCGSLDNIHHRPGGGKVRIECVKLDFKDKAQAKVGSLENAHHIPGGGRIMIESHRLTFREHAKARVDHGAEIIVQSPDLSGSVSPHHQKESHLSSSGSLNIMESPQLATLAKDVSDALAKQSL from the exons AGCAAGTTTCGGCACGGATTGTGCAGGAAGTGACGGCAGAGGCAGTGGCGATGCTAAAGGGAGAACAGGAGACTCAACGGCTGCCGTCAG TTGAAGATACCACCAACTTgcctccctctcctccccctTCACCTGCAGCTGAACACTTTGGTCCCTTGGAGCAAG ATGTAGGGGATGAGGAGGAGGCAGGCCCTCTCCGCCGCTTCCAAAATTCTCGGGAGAGGTGCAAGTTCCTCGCCCCCTCCATCTCAGTTTCCGTGCCCGAGGACGACCCCTACCACTCCGACGAGGAGTACTATGAGCACCCATTGTTCAGCCCAGAGTGGACGCACTCGGGCGCTCGCCCCACAGGGCACGCCGTGGCCTTTAGACAGATTGAAG CTTTGAAGATGGATGCAGACAAGCAGGACAGTGAGTCGATGAGCCCTGACAGCATTGGATCAGAAAAGCGCCCTGAGGAATTTTTTGAGCCTCAGATGCAAGGTTTCTTTGCTGGTGAACGAGTTGTACCAGAGAGCCCAACCATGGATATGCCATCTTTTGTGCCTCCAGATGTTCAAATCCAAGCCAAAGAACCAGTGAGATCTCTCACACTTCAGCCCACATATGGAGAGCCAATCACAGTGTCAGAAAAACAGCCATCGGTGGAGGTGGTGGAGCTCAGCAGCATCACTGCTCCTTCTGACTTCTCTTCGATGGGAGTTAAAGTTCAGGCAGGAGACACAACTAGAGAGGCCAGAGACAAATCAGGCATGTCGGCATACTTTGAAACCTCAACTGTAGAGGCTGAGGAAGGTACAGAATGTAAGGGCGAGGGGTATTATGAACTGAGTCGATctggtgaaaaaacaaataaagatgaTTCCAAGTCCCAAGAAGTCAGCTACAGCACACTGGCAGAAGCTAAGGATAACCCTGGAATAAAAACAGCTCCACCTGGAGATACCGACATGTTTGCAATTCCTGATAGAAGTAATGAATGCAGGCTTTCACCCGGTAAGCTTGCCTTAGAGCAGAGGAGTTACTCACTCAACATCACCATTGGAACAACAGATCAGAGTGGACAAGGCAGGCAAAGAAACTTCACCCCACTGGCCACAGACATCATGTCATATACAAGTGGCAGTCTTGACGAGTCAGCCGACTACCTTCCAGTTTCTACACCCTGTGTAGATAAGCCTCCATCATTTCCTCCCCTTATCCTGGAGACTGCTGCTTCTGTCACGTCAGATTCCTCTTCCCCTCCAAGAACTGCTGAACCACCATTAAAGGTCAGTCCAGAACCTGAATCTCCTGAATCACCTGAACCAAATAAAGGCCCTTACAAAAATGGATCAGTGATGACACAGGACTTGCCGGAAATGCTAGACCTTGCTGGTACCCGGTCCAGGCTGGCTTCAGAAAACGCAGACCCTGAAATAATCCGGAAGAAGTCACTCAAAGATGATGAACCTATTTTCACTGATGATCCTCTCACTAGTATGACCTCAGGGGAGTTGAGTCCTGGTGTAAGAAAAAGTGATAGTCAACTGGAAGAGATGGGGTATTGTGTATTCAGTGAATATTCAGGACCTATGCCATCCCCTGCAGATGTCCTCAGCCCTACAAACACCTGTGGACATGATTTTACCCCTTCTGTCTTGGAGGAGAAAGTTGCTGAACAGGCGAGAAAATTAGCAGTAAGAGATACATCCTTGGAAGACAAGACTTTGTCATCTGGAGGCGCCAATGTTTATGAGAGGGATGACCAAAGCcaagggaaaataaatgattcTCTTGAAGAAAGCAGCAAATATGATTCAACAAAATCTGTAAGTGAGACACCTTTTGGTCAGCTTAGTGAGCCCTTTGTGACTCCAACTGTCACTGTGACTCTAGAGGAAGGAGAGAGGTCAACGAGTGAGACCGAACGCCAAGCCAGTGGTGAAGGTTCAGTATCAGAAACCGAGATCGCCGATTATGAGAGGCAGATCCGCAAGCTGGAAATGGAGGACAGGCCTCTAAGTCTTGAGGAGGAGCGGGAACTCCAGGAGCTCCGGGAGAAAGTGAAGCTGGTGCACCAAGAGGCCTACGAAGAGGTGGATGCTGAGGATGTTTACCAGCTGACTGGCATGGCCAAGGACCGCATTGCCAGGCCTGTGAAAACATCACCTACTTCATCTGTAGAGAGCAACATTGATGATGACAAACTGCTTTCCCCAGTACTCTCACCCTCCAAACTTAAGCAAAGAGAATTGTACGGTTCACCCAAAAGAGCAGCTTCGCCTGTGTCAGGAATAAACAAAGATGAAAGGGCCGAACAAGAGAGGAAAATGAAGGAAGACCAAGAAAGGGAAGCATCTGAGCGAATAAAGAAAGATGAGGAAGAAAGAAGAATGAAAGAGGAAGCAGAATTCaaagaaagagaggagcaggagaAAAGGGAGAAAGAAGAGGCAGAAAGGATACTGAAGGAAGAGACAGAAAGGCATGAAAAAGAGCTGACAGAAAGACtggataaagaaaataaagagagagaggagagggaaaagaaagaaatggaggagaaagagaagaaagaaagagaagagagggaggagaaagagagaaaagaaatagaagagagggagagaaaagataaagaagaattggagaagaaggaaaaagaagagagagataggaaggagaaagaagaaagggagaggaaagaaatagaagagagggagaagaaggagaaagaagaaagagagaggaaagaaatagaagagagggagaagaaggagaaagaagaaagggagaggaaagaaatagaagagaaggagaagaaggaggaagaagaaaggaagaggaaagaaatagaagagagggagaagaaggaggaagaagaaagggagaggaaagaaacagaagagagagagaggaatgagaaggaagaaagggagagggaagaaaaagtgaaagaacaAATGGAGcaagaggaaagagaaaggaaagaaagaatggAAAAAGAGAGAGCAGAGAAGGAAAAGATGGAGATTGAACTCAACAAGGAGAAAGAACAAGAGAAACTGACTCAATTGGACAAAATAGTTTCAGACCAGCCAGTAGAAGCCAAAGGAAtgcagcagacagaaaatgtctCCATAAATCTTGCTGAAGGAAACCTGCCTGAGAATGCAGAAGCAGAGGTGACAAAAGAGATACCAGAGACCCACGCTGCAATTGAATCTGTGGTGATGGTCGAAGACGATTTCATCACAGTGGTGCAAACCATCGATGAAGCTGAAGAACCTGGTCACAGTGTTCGTTTCTCTGCTCCACCTGAGGCTGAAACCCTTTGTGTCGGTGCacggaaagaagaagaagaggcagaggaggaTGAATCTATAGAGCTGGCTGAGGAAGCAGATTTTGAGGCAGCCAGCCTCGAGGAGGTAGGGGACATTCCTGAAACCCCTGCCTCCCCAGCACAGGAAGCTCAGACCAGAGAAACAGAGGGACGGTCAGAAAGCTACGATAGAGATGAAACTACAGTTGATGACTCCATCCTTGACAGCTCCTGGGTAGACACACAAG ATGACGATAGGAGTATGGCAACAGAGCAGATTGAGCTTTTACCCAAGGTGCCCAGTCCAGTTAAGAAACCCGCTGTCGTACAGAGTAGTCTGACAAAACAACgaagtacagaaaaacaagaaaaatctgtCAAACCCAAAACTAAAGGAGGCCGAACTAAAGGACGCATCTCCACGCCTGAACGCAAACCTGTTCGCAAGGAGCCCATCTACATACCCAGAGAAgagatcaaaaagaaaaaag CCATCATTAAGAAGACTGATTTCAACAAAAAAGTGGAGACTCAGACTCTGTCTCCGTCCAAGCGGAGCGCCATGAAGCCAGCAGTCCGTCACACAAGGCCGATCCAGCATCACTCCTGCCCAAGAAGGAGACCCACAG aagCCCTTTCAGACAATCGCCACCCTCTTAGTGTTGCCAGACATTCTCGAGACAGAGCATCA GATGGTGGGTCACGGAGTCCAGTAAAAAGATCATCTGCACCACGTCATGCCCCTATTCTGGGTCGCCGTGGCTACCACGAACACGAGGAGAGTTCTACCTCCATCACCAGCTCTGGATCGACTGCTCCCCGCAGACCCACAT CATTTCGCACTGAAATGAGAGCAGAGCATAGGATAGGACGAGCCCCAAGCATGACAG TTACAGAATCGGTACGTTCCCGTTCAGCTCGCAGTGGGCACTCCACCCCTCGGACCCCAGGCTCCACAGCCATCACCCCAGGAACCCCTCCCAGCTACTCGTCATCTTCAAGAACCCCTGGGACCCCGCGCTCCCTTAGTTTGATTTCCCAGGAGAGGAAAGTGGCAGTGGTCCGCACCCCACCAAAGTCACCCGCAACCACTCCCAAGCAGCTGCGCATCATCAACCAGCCACTGCCTGACTTCAAGAATGTCAAGTCCAAGATTGGGTCAACAGAGAATATCAAATACCAGCCAAAAGGAGGACAG GTCCTCATCCCCAGTGTTAAACTGGGCTATAGCCAGGTTCAGTCTAGGTGTGGGTCCTTGGACAGGCGGGGTCACTCAGCAGGAGGTGGAAAC gTACAAATACAGAACAAGAAGATTGACCTGAGCCATGTGACCTCCAAATGTGGTTCTCTTGACAACATTCATCATCGACCAG GTGGCGGTAAAGTGCGAATAGAGTGTGTGAAGTTGGATTTCAAAGACAAAGCTCAAGCCAAGGTGGGTTCACTGGAGAATGCACATCATATTCCTGGTGGAGGTCGCATTATG ATTGAGAGCCACAGGCTGACATTTCGTGAGCATGCAAAAGCCCGTGTTGACCATGGAGCTGAGATCATCGTCCAGTCACCTGATCTGTCAGGCTCCGTCTCTCCCCACCATCAGAAGGAAAGCCACCTGTCGTCCTCTGGCAGTCTCAACATAATGGAGTCTCCACAGTTAGCAACCTTGGCCAAGGATGTAAGTGATGCCTTAGCCAAGCAGAGCTTGTGA